The segment CCAGACGCAGGCCTATAATAAGCTTTGTGAAAACTTACAAAATAAAACATTTCTAGCGCCCTAATCAAGGTGGCGCGGCGTGTCGGTTCCGGACGAGCACGAGGAGAAAACGGGTCTACACGCGCTGACGGCGGGATGGCTGAGACCCCTCCCGCCGCTACCCCAGGTCTTCCTGCTGACTTCTTCCCAACGTCTCGGAATCTGTAGGGGATCTCCTCAGAATCCGTCCCTTCTCGGCTCCCCGTCGCGGCGATCGGACGAGCCACGAAGACGTCCCGCCTGCCCTGCGCTACGGGTCTCCGCCTGGAACGGCGCGGCACGGTCGCTCGGCGGGCTTCGAAGGGGTTATGTGGCGCGTCGGCCTGGGATCCACCAAGAGTACCCATGGTCGACAAACCCGCCTCCATGTACCGGGAGATCTCCAAGCAGCCCTACACTCGACGGGAGTACATCACGGGGATCCCCGGCTCGAAGATCGCACAGCACCGCATGGGCGACCGCGACCGCGACCCCGAGGACTGGCCCGTCCAGATCAGCCTCTCGGTCGACGAGGAGTGCCAGCTCCGAAACAGCGCGCTCGAGGCCTCGCGACTCGCGATGAACCGCCACCTCATCAAGGAGCTCGGCGAGTTCAACTACGCCGCCCTGCTCCGGAAGTTCCCCCACCACGTCCTGCGGGAGAACAAGCAGGCGACCGGCGCCGGCGCGGACCGCGTCTCCGACGGGATGCGCCAGGCGTTCGGCAAGGTCGTCGGCACCGCGGCGCGCGTCCCGAAGGACGAGCGCATCTTCACCATCTGGTGTGAGGTCGAGGACGCCGCCGTCGCCAAGGAGGCGCTCCGTCGTGCGTACAACAAGCTCTCGCCGCCGTGTACGGTCACCGTCGAGCGCGGCGAGAAGCTCCTGATCTCGTAACCCGGCTCCGTCCGTTTTCGTCACCGTCGTTCGAGCGGCGCGTCGACCCGTCCAGCCGAGCGGCCTCGCGGGCGCGCTCACGCGATAAAAAACATAAATGAAGGTGCGAAGCGAGGGCTCTTTGCGCACCCTCCCCGAGTGACGTCCATGCTGCGACTCGCGGTCGCCACCCGCGCGGAGACGTTCGAGCGACTCGAGACCTCCCTCGCCGAGCGCGGGATCGAGGTTCGTCACCTCCGAACGAAGGAGCGAACGGTGGCGCTCTCGGAGCCGCCGTGGTCGCCCGACGAGTTCGACGTCGGGCTCGTCTTCCCGCCGCGGCTGATGGAGGGCGGCCTCGCCGACGCGCTGGTCCCGATCCCCTGGATCAACGACCGCGAGGCGGTGCTCACCTCCCGGAACAAGGCGGAGACCCTCGCGCGCCTCGCGCGAGCGGCCGTCCCCGTTCCCGAGTCGGTGCTCGTCTCGAACCCCGTCCCCCGCGAGGACCTCGTCGCGACCTTCGAGCGGTTCGACCCGCCGGTCGTGATCAAGCCCAACTCGACGACCCGTGGCGTCGGGATCGCCCGCGCCGACGACCTGGACTCGTTTCTGGGGATCTGTGACCACCTCGGGTTGGTCCACGACTTCCGCGCGACCGGCGATAAGTCGTTTCTCGTCCAGGAGTTCATCCCCGACGCGCGCGACTACCGCGCGATGGTGCTCGACGGCGAGTACGTCGGTGCCGTCGAGCGCCGCGGCGAGGGCTGGAAACACAACGTGCACGCGGGTGCGAACGCCGTCGGCGTCTCGCTTCCCGAGGAGCACCGTCTACTCTGCGAGCGGGTGGCCACGACCCTCGACGTCCCCCTCTTCGGCATCGACCTGCTCGTCTCCGGCGATCGGGCGGTCGTCTCCGAGACCAACGCCCGCCCTACGGTCGATGACGCGACGAAGTACGAGCCGGGGTTCGACCGGCGTCTCGCCGACCTCGTGCGCGCACATTCGGGGTAAAGGTTGATAATGGCTACCCGCTCAGCACGTAGCGTGGGACACGCTCCCGAGAACGGTCCGGATCGGCTTCGCGGCCTCGACGCCGAGGCCTTCCAGTCGCTTCTCCGATCGTTCGTGACGACTCGCTGGGGCGTCGACGAGTCGGAGATCGACGTCTCGCCGCCCTCGCCGGCCCGCGGAACCGACGTCGTCGTTCGCGGACGCGCCACGATCGTCCACGCCCGACGCTACGCCCAGGGATCGATCAGCGCGAACCAGCTTCGCGACCTCGCGCTGCTTCGCGATCGGCGGACCCTCGACACGCTCGTGGTCGTGACGACCACCGGCTTCACCGAGGACGCACTGAACCTCGCCGACGAGGCCGACATCGAGTGTATCGACGGCCGGCGACTCCACCGACTGCTCCGACGACACGACGTCACGATCCCCGAGCGTTCCGAGCCGCCGGACCTCTCGACGACGGTCGCGGAGCTCGCGGTCTACTGGCCCGAGCAGCTCCAGGAGACCGCCCAGGAGATCGTCGCGTGTATCGACCGCTCCGGGGAGCTCGAGTACGGTCTCGACCGTGCGGACCACGGCACCGACCTCGACCTGCTCCCCCTCGGTGCGGATCATCCGACGCTCAAGCTCCGGTTCTCGACCGCCGGCCTGCTGCTTTACGCCCGCCGGCCAACGGGCTGGCGGCGGGTCGTCGCGGTCTCCGCCCACGGCGGCCACCGGCCGTCGGACCTCCTCGATCGGGTGCGCGCAGCCGCCGACGACAGCCTCGACTCGTCGGCCTGAAGGAGGGAGGAAACGTGGAATCGAGACGACGGTTGGGATCTACGCGGCGTCGTTGAAGCGGTCGTTCGTCGAGAGGGGCGCGTCCTCGGCGAGCCGGACGTTACCGATCCCTGACGGCTAGCGCCGTGCCGTCGGCCGCCGCGGCGAGCGCGGCGAACCGCTCCTCGGCGGCCGACGCGAGTGGGTAGACGTCGTGGTACGGGTCGGGATCGTGGTCGCCGCCCGCGGCGGTGCTCCGGATCGCGTCCGCGATCGACTCGTAGTTCTCGCCGACGACGTCCTGAACGAGCACCGGCATCCCCGCCCGGTCACAGAGTTCGCTCGCGGCCGCGCGGCCCGCGTACACCCGTTCCTCCTCGTCGTCGACGAGCACGAGCGCGAAGGGTACCTCCTCGAACTGTGCCTCCAGAAACGCCTGTGCGGGCTCGTCGCTCCAGGCGATCGCGCCGACCCCACGGACACGCCGTAGCGCCGTCGAGGCCGCCGAACAGAACGGACACTCGCCGTCGTAGATCAGTACGCCGTGGTACGTCGGATCACGCGATTCGACCATGAGGGCGGATGGAGCCGTGAAGAGTAACGCGTTCTCAATCGACGTCGATGGCGGCCGAGCCGTCGGCGCGCTCGAAGGTCACCTCGAGGACGCCGTTGTTGTAGGTCGCCCGCGCCGAGTGCTCGTCGACCTGGGTGGGGAGGTCGATGCGTTCGTCGTACGCCCGCCGATCGCTGTCGGCGCTGATCGTCAGCGCGTCGCCGTCGCAGGTGAGACCGATGTGGTCCTTCTCGACGCCGGGGAGGTCGGCGATCACGCGCACCGACTCCTCGGTCTCGTAGATGTCGACGTGGGTGTCGCTCCCGAACCCCGCGTTGCCGACGTCGACGCTGCCGCCGCCCATCATCTCGTTCATCATCCGCTCGATCTCCCGGAAGATGTCGTCGAAGGGATCGTTGCGGTCGTCGCGTCTCATACCCCGGATAGGTGACCCCGTGGCAAAAGGGTTTGCGGCGGACTACGGCGACGGCGAGGCGACTTTCGAACGCTCGTGCGGCTCCGGCAGCCCGATCCCCAGCGTCTCGTCGGTCAGCGCCATGCTCTCCTCCTTGTCCGCGAGCCCCGTCATCGCGCGGATCGCATCGACGTTCTCGGGAATCACGTCGCTCTCCTGATGGATCGCCTGGAACATGTAGAGGTCCGACCCCTCGACGTTGATGGAGTCGCCCCAGACGCAGTTCTCCCAGAGGTCGCCACGCGGCCGGCCGTAATCCCGGGCGAACTCCCGGAGCTTTCCGGTGCCGTCGATCGCCATCTCGCCGTCGACGACGAAGATCCGCGACTCCCGACCGAGCAGTTCGCGTACCTCCTCGGTGTCGGGCTCCTCGGCGAGTTCGATGTTGAGGCTGTGCATGTGCATCAGCGTCGCGGGCACCTTCAGCCCCATCGTGTCGATGTCCAGGTCGGGGAGGATCGTCCGCACGTCGGGGCCGTGGTGCGAGGGGACCGTTACCGGATCGGGGAGGATGTCGTTGATCGGTCCGCGACCCGTCTGGTCGGGGTCGCCGCCGCGCCGGACGAGCGTCACGCGCACCTTCTCGACGCCGTAGGCCTCCTCCAGGGGAGCCACGAGTCGGGAGAGGCCGGTCGTGTTGCAGGAGACGACCCGGACGTAGTCGGCGTCGACCGCCCGCTCGAAGTTCGCGCGGGCGTTGAAGCTCGTCTCGACGAGGTCGTCCGACTCCTTTCCCTGCAGGATCGCGGGGGTGTCGGCGGCGCGGTACTTCGCGAGGTTCTCCGCGCCGATCCCGCCGGGGGTCGCGTCGACGACGAGGTCGCTCTCCTCGATCAGTTCGTCGGAGGTACCGACGGGGTCGAACCCCGCCTCTCGAAAGGAGGGCAGTCGATCCTCGAGGGCGGCGTACAGCGGATAGTCGCGGCGGACGGCACCCTCGGCACCGAAGTCGGGACTCGCCTTCGCGACGCCGCAGACCGCCATGTCCGGCTGTGCTGCGACCGCGTCGGCGACGCGCTTGCCGATGGTACCGTAGCCGTTGATTCCCACCTGTAGCATGTACTCGGTCGTGGGAGGCCGAAGGGAATAATATTTACGCGTTAATTACATTAGAAATTAACTCGGCTGCGAGTAACGGGCCCGGAGGAACGGCGATCGTTCGGTCCCCGCCGCGCCCACATTGCGGGCCCCGAATCGCCATCACGGCGATCCTCGTCCTCGTGACCGCGTGCTGACGTAAGATACTTGGTTCAGGGCGCCGATAATTCAATTATGAGTAAAGCATTAGCGGACGATCCGGTACGGGTGGGGCTCAACGGGTTCGGACGGATCGGACGCAACGTCCTCCGCGCGGTCATCGAGACGCCGGAGATCGAGCTGGTGGGCGTCAACGACATCATGGACGTCGAGGACATGCACTACCTCGCGAAGTACGACACCGTCCAGGGCCGCCTCGACGGGCTCGAACTTGAGGGCGACTCGCTGGTCTACGGCGACCGGGAGATCCCGACGTTCAGCGAGAAGGACCCCGCGCAGCTGCCGTGGGACGAGCAGGACGTCGACGTCGCCTTCGAGGCGACCGGCATCTTCCGCACCTACGACGACGCCGCCCAGCACCTCGAGGCCGGCGCCGATAAGGTGATCATCTCCGCCCCGCCGAAGGGCGAGAAGCCGGTTCAGACGATCGTCTACGGCGTCAACCACGACGAGTACGACGGCGAAGACGTGCTCTCGAACGCCTCTTGCACTACGAACAGCGTCGCGCCGGTCGTGAAGGTGCTCGACGAGGAGTTCGGCATCGAGTCGGGCCTGCTCACGACGGTCCACGCCTACACCGGCACCCAGAACCTCGTCGACGGCCCCTCGGGCAAGACCCGCCGCGGCCGGGCGGCCGCGGAGAACATCATCCCGACCTCGACGGGCGCGGCCCAGTCGACCACCGAGGTCCTGCCCCAGCTCGAGGGCAAGCTCGACGGGATGGCGATGCGCGTGCCCGTCCCGAACGGCTCGATCACCGACCTCGTCGTCGACCTCGAGGGCGACGTCGGCGTAGAGGAGGTCAACGCGGCGTTCAAGGAGGCGGCGACCGGCGATCTCGAGGGCGTGCTCGGCTACACCGACGACGAGGTCGTCTCCCGTGACATCCTCGGACTGCCCTTCTCCTCGTACGTCGACTGCGACTCGACGCTCTCGGTCGAGGGCGGCCAGGTGAAGGTACTCACCTGGTACGACAACGAGTACGGCTTCGCGAACCGGATGCTCGATCTCGCACGGTACGTCGTCGACCAGGAGCAGGAGGAGCACGCCGAGGCGGCGGCGTAGACGACCGAACGACCGGCCTTTATTATCGCGGTCGATCTCTACGAGGTATGTTCAGAACGCTCGACGACCTGCCGGGCGACCGGCGCGTGCTGGTCCGTATCGACGTCAACTCCCCCGTCGAGAACGGCGATGTCCGGGACAACAAGCGCTTCTCGCGACACGCCGAGACGCTTCGGGAGCTCGCGGACGCCGGCCACCGCGTCGCCGTCCTGGCCCATCAGGGTCGCCCCGGTCGCGACACCTTCGTCGATCTCGAAGGACACGCGGAGATCCTCTCCGAGCATCTCGACCGTGAGGTGCGCTACGTTCCGGACACCTACGGGGATCGGGCGCTGGAGGCGATCCGCGGTCTCGAGTCCGGCGAGGTCCTGCTTCTGGAGAACGTCCGCATGGTCGACGAGGAGCTCGCGGATCGCAGCCCCGAGGCACACGCCGAGAGCGCGCTGGTCGGGACGCTCGCTCCCGAGTTCGACGCCTACGTCAACGACGCCTACTCCACCGCACACCGCGCTCACGCCTCGATCGTCGGCTTTCCCCGAGTAGTGGACGCCTACGCCGGCCGGGTGATGGAGGCCGAGTACGAGGCCAACTCCGCGATCCAGAACCGGGAGTTCGACGGCGAGGTGACGATGGTGCTGGGCGGGACGAAGGCCGACGATCTGATCTACGTGATGGAGCGCGTCGAACACACGGTCGACCGGTTCCTCCTCGGAGGGATCGTCGGCGAGCTCTTTCTCCGCGCGGCGGGCCACGACGTCGGCTACGACGTCGAGGGATCCGAGCTGTTCGACGAGCAGTGGGACGAAGGGGAAGAAACGATCCGCGAGCTGTTCGAGGAGTACGGCGACCGGATCCGGCTCCCGGCGGACCTCGCCTACGAGGACGACGGCGAGCGAAGCGAGGTCGGCGTCGAGGGCGTCGAGAAGGAGACCTCGTTTCTCGATGTCGGGGGCGACACCGTCGCGGAGTACGAGTCGTTCGTCGAGGACAGCGAGGCCGTCTTCGTGAAGGGGGCACTCGGCGTCTTCGAGGACGAGCGCTTCGCGGCGGGGACGGTGGGCGTTCTCGAGGCGATCGCGTCGACCGACGCCTTCTCGGTCGTGGGCGGCGGCGACACCGCGCGAGCGATCGACCTCTACGATCTCGACGAGGGGAACTTCTCGCACGTCTCGATCGCCGGCGGCGCGTACGTCCGTGCGCTGACGGGTGAATCGCTGCCCGCGATCGAGGCGCTAGAGCGCTAAGCAGAATGGCCACTGGTCTCGTCGTGTCGCTCGCGCTGCTCGCGGGCGCGGTGGTCGGTCTCTGGATCGGTGCCCGGGCGTTCGTCGACGGCGCCGTCTCGTTCGCGCGGTCGTTCGGCCTCTCGGAGCTCGTGATCGGACTGACGGTCGTCGCGGTCGGCACGTCGATGCCGGAGCTGGTCGTGAGCGTCGACGCCGCCCTCGCCGGGACGGGCGACATCGCCGTCGGCAACGTCGTTGGTTCGAACGTCTACAACCTCGCGTTCATCCTCGGCGTCCTCGCGCTGTTCGGGAACGTCGCGGTTCCCCGGGCGCTCGTGCGCCGCGACGGACTCGCGCTGCTCGGGGCGACCACGCTCGCCGCCCTCGCCCTCCTGGATCTCCGTCTCGGCCGGCTCGAGGCGGCGATCCTGCTGCTCGCCCTGGTGGCGTATTTCATCGCGCTCGCGCGCGCAGGATCGCCGTCGTCCTCGGTCGCGGACGCGGGAACGGTCGGGGACGAGGACGACCCGTTTCGCCTCCGCGATCTGGTCGCGTTGGTCGGAGGGTTGGCGCTCGTCCTGGCGAGCGGCCACGCCCTCGTCGCTGCCGCGGTCGATCTCGCACGGTCGTTCGGCGTCTCGGAGTGGGCCATCGGCGCGACGATCGTCGCAGCGGGCACCTCGACCCCCGAGTTCGTCGTCTCGGCGCTCGCCCTCTCGCGGGGTCGTCTCGGCGTCTCCGTCGGCAACCTCCTCGGAAGCAACGTCTTCAACGCGCTCGGGGTTCTCGGGATCGCGGGTCTCGTCCGGCCGTTACCGATCGATCCGGCCGCGCTCCCGGACGTCGGCTGGTTGCTCGTCGTCACCGCGTTCGTGACCCTCTCGCTGTGGAGCGGCCACCGGCTCTCCCGGGTCGAGGGTGGGTTGCTCGTCGGCTCGGAGCTGTTGCGGTGGGGGCTCGACTTCCTCCGGTGACCCGTTCGACGGCATCGTCGGACGTCGTCGGCGACCGCGACCGAAAGGCCGGTTACGCGCGCCATCCCAGCCTGCGTATGCACCACCGCATTCCGGAACGAAGCGGAGCCGCGTTCGGCGTCGACAGCGGTGAGACGTTCTCGGTGTCGACCCCCGAGGGACGACAGGTGGCGGATCTCGTCGCGTTCGTCCGCGACGATCCCGACGAACGGTTCTCGCAGTCCTACACGCGCGACCTCAACGGACGGATCAGGATCTCGACCGGCGACGCGCTCTACACCACGGCGGGCGAGGCGATCCTCGAGATCATCGACGACGACTGTGGCGTTCACGACGTCCTCTTCGGGCCGTGTACGGAGTGGATGCTCACCGACCGACCCCATGCCGAGGGAGTCCAGAACGAGCCCGGCGGCTGTCGCGAGAACCTCGCGCTCGCGCTCGAGGCCGCGGGAGTCGACGAACGGGTGCCCGACACGATGAACGTCTTTCAGGAGTCGACGGTCACCGATCAGACGTACTTCGACGTCCGCGAGAGTCCCGCCGAGCCCGGGGACCGGGTGACGTTCGAGGCGGCGAAGGACGCGGTCGTCGCGGTCTCGGCGTGCTCGGCGAAGGGCGTCGCGAGCGGCTCGGATCTGGGCCCGATCGACCTCCGGCTCCCCGAGGGGACGGCCGTCCACGAACGGTCGGTCCGCGAGACGGACGGGGAGTGATCCGACCGGAGGTCCGCTTCCGAAACACCCACCTTCGCGGGTTCCGAGGAACGAACGAGAATGAGCACACCGGGATCGGACGGACTGTGGACGCGGAGCGATCTCGAGTCGGCCATCGAGCGCGGCGACCTGGCCGACTGGAAGGCGACGCGCTACCGGACGTTTCATCGGACCATGACCGACGACGAGGCGCCGTACCCGTGTTACTTCGCCGTCGAGGCCGAGGAGGAGGGCCTGTTCCGCTACGTCTTCCCCGGCGACCCCGACGATCCCGACGCCAGAACTCGGCTGGCCAGCGCGCTCGAGGCCTATCTGGCGGACTACGAGTCGATCGGCGAGTTCACCTCGCTGGTGGTGCTGTTCGAGCCGGCCGGCGACCAGCCACCCGAGGCCTACAAACGCCAGTTCTGGAACCTGCTCGAGTGGCTCGGGGAGAACGATCCGGAGCCGTGGCCTCGGCGGGTTCCGACCGACCCCGACCACCCCAAGTGGCGCTACTGCTTCGCGGGCGAGCCGCTGTTCCTCGTCGCCCGCGCGCCGTTCTACGAGGCCCGGCGGAGCCGCCACACCGCCCACGGGCTCGAGGTCACGATCCAGCCGACGGGCGTCTTCGAGGAGCTCTCGGGCATGTCCGACGAGGGTCAGCGCGCCCGCAGCACCATCCGCGACCGCCTGAGCGAGTACGACGACGTCCCAAGACACCCCGACTCGGGTGACTACTCCGACCCGCGCCGGCGCGAGTGGAAGCAGTACATGCTCCCGGAGACCAACGCGGAGAGCGTCGCCCGGTGTCCGCTTCCCGAGCGCTCCCAGTGACGGGACCGCTACGACTATGCCCGCGCCGACCGAGCCCTCCTCCATGTCCGACCTGCGAGCCGCAGCCGAGACCGCGGTCCGCCAGTGTATGAACCTCCGTGCCGAGGAGTCGTGCGCCGTGGTCACCGACGACGAACGAGAGCGCATCGGCGAGGCGCTCTACGGGGTCGCCCGCGAGATCACGGACGACGCGGTCCTGCTCAGGTACCCACCCGGACCACAGCACGGCACGGAGCCACCGGCGCCGGTCGCCGCGGCGATGCGGGACGCGGACGTGGTGCTCGCACCCACCTCGAAGAGCCTGAGCCACACCCGCGCACGCGGCGCGGCGACCGACGCGGGAGCGCGTGCCGCCACCCTCCCCGGGATCACCGAGGAGGTGTTCACCACCGGGCTGGACGCCGACTACGAGCGCATCCACGAGGAGTGTGAGCGCCTGCTCGAGCAGGTCGCGAGCGCCGAGGAGATCCGCGTGACCTCACCGCAGGGAACCGACGTCGCCTTCCGGCCGGGCGAGCGCGAGTGGCTCTCGGATACGGGGATCGTCCACGAGGCCGGCGACTTCTCGAACCTCCCGGCAGGAGAGGTGTTCGTCAGTCCCGAGGACGCGAACGGGACGTACGTCGTCGACGGGACGATGCACCCCCACGGACTGCTCGAGGAGGGCCACGAGATTCGGATCGACGTCGAGGACGGCTACGTCACCGAGGTCAGCGATCCCGACGTGGCGGCCGAACTCGAGGAGGCCGCCGACGAGGCGGGCCGAGACGCCTACAACCTCGCCGAACTCGGCATCGGCACGAACGTCGCGGTGACCGAACTCGTGGGATCGGTCCTGCTTGACGAGAAGGCCGCCGGCACCGTTCACGTCGCGATCGGCGACGACGCGGGGATCGGCGGCGAGACGGACGCCCCGATCCACTCCGACGGGATCCTGCGCGAGCCGACGGTGTACGCGGACGGGGAGGTCGTAGAGCTCCCGAAGTCGAACGGGCGTCGCCCGTGAGACGGCGCGGAAGTGGAACTTCCGCGAGTCGAGTGAGCGGCGCTAGGTGCGAACTGGGGAGGTCGTAGACCTCCAGTCGGTCGAATGGCGCGGGACGACTTCGTTCCGCGGATCGCTCGAGCAGTTCGTTGCCGGAGGACGGGCGTCGGCCGCGAGACGGCCCGGGGAGCGAACCGCCTGGCCGATCGGTGGACGGAGCGTCGCCCCGTCGAGCGCCGTTCCACCGTCCGCCGCCTCGGGGAGTTTTTACCGTCCGAGGCGTTAGAACACGCCATGAGCGACACCGCGACGCAGGTGGCCGTCACGTGCCCCTCCTGTTCACCCGACGCCGAGACCGTCCACGAGGTGCTGAAACCCGACGAGCCGGCGACGGTTCGCTGTACCGACTGTGGCCACACCCACAAGACCCGCATCGAGACCGAGCGGACGATCGAGGCCGACGTGATCGTCTCCCAGGAGGGCGAGTCGTTCGCCGCGACCGTCGACGTCCCCGCGGACGAACAGGTGGCCGTCGGCGAGGAGTTCGTCCTCGAGACCGACGAGGCGATCATGCTCGTGCGGATCACGAGCATCGAGCTCGGGGGCGATCAACGCGTCGAGCGCGCCCACGGCGAGGAGCTGGGGACGCTCTGGACCCGCGCGGTCGACAACGTCGAGGTGAACGCGACGATCCACCCCGCGGACAAACGCGACGAGAGCCGCAGCGTCAAGCTCCAGGTCCCCGGCGACCACGAGTTCGTCGTCGGCGAGCGCGAGGAACACGGCGACGAGGAGTTCACCGTGGTCGGCATCCACGTCGAGAACGACGCCGCCGGCTACGAGCGGACGAAGCTCGACTTCGACGGCGACACCGTCCCCGCGAAGGACGTCAAGCGGCTCTACGCCGAGGACGAGAGCTCGAGCGCCTGGTCCGCCTGGTAACGTCCGGAACCGTTCCGTCCGAACCGATCCGACCGACACGTTCGACCCACCACTCGAACCATGACCGACTACGACGACGCCCGCGCCCGACTCACGGATCAGCTGACCCGTCGCGAACGGATCTCCGAGTCGACCGCCGCCGCCATCGGGGCGGTCCCGCGCCACGAGTTCGTCCCCGAATCGCGTCGAGGCGAGGCCTACGCCGACCGGCCGCTTCCCATCGGCGACGACCAGACGATCAGCGCCCCGCACATGGTGGCGATCATGATCGACCTCCTCGACGCCGAGGAGGGCGACCGAGTCCTCGAGATCGGTACCGGCTGTGGCTATCACGCCGCGGTCACGAGCGAGGTCGTCGACCCGGAGAACGTCTACAGCGTGGAGTTCGGCGAGAAGCTCGCGGAACGGGCCCGCGAGACGCTCGAACGCGTCGGTTACGGCGAGGTGAGCATCAGACAGGGTGACGGCCGCGAGGGCTGGCCCGAACACGCCCCCTACGACGCCGCCTACTTCACCTGCGCGGTGCCGGAGATCCCCGACGCCGTCGTCGAGCAGGTCCGCCCAGGGGGGACGGTCCTCGCGCCCGTCGGCGACTGGTCGCAGAAGCTCATCGAGGCTCGCGTCGGCGAGAGGGGGATCGAGTCCCGCGAGCGTCGCGGCGCGGTCCGCTTCGTCTCGATCCGGGGGTGACGACCCCCCATCCCCGAGGGATGAGGAGCCGCCGGACCGATCCGCAGGCGATCACCGATCCCGGCCTGAACGACGAACGACGGGACGACGGCGCTACCGACCCGGGTAGTCGTCGTGCCACGGGTTCGTCCGTTCGTAGGCGGCGCTCGCCGCGACGATCGTCCGGTCGTCGTTGACCGGGCCGATGAGCTGTAACCCCACCGGCGTCCCCCGGTCGGTCAGTCCCACCGGCACCGACGCGGCCGGGTGGCCGGTCATGTTGTTCACCGTCGTGATCAGCCAGCCGACGATCGGGTGGACGTCGACGCCGTCGACCTCGGTCGGACCGAGCTCCTCGTTCGGGAACGGCGGTACCGACAACGTCGGCGTGGCGAGGAGGTCGTACTCCTCGAGCGCCGATTGAATGCCGTCGTACGCCCGCGAGCGCG is part of the Halalkalicoccus sp. CG83 genome and harbors:
- a CDS encoding type II glyceraldehyde-3-phosphate dehydrogenase; translation: MLQVGINGYGTIGKRVADAVAAQPDMAVCGVAKASPDFGAEGAVRRDYPLYAALEDRLPSFREAGFDPVGTSDELIEESDLVVDATPGGIGAENLAKYRAADTPAILQGKESDDLVETSFNARANFERAVDADYVRVVSCNTTGLSRLVAPLEEAYGVEKVRVTLVRRGGDPDQTGRGPINDILPDPVTVPSHHGPDVRTILPDLDIDTMGLKVPATLMHMHSLNIELAEEPDTEEVRELLGRESRIFVVDGEMAIDGTGKLREFARDYGRPRGDLWENCVWGDSINVEGSDLYMFQAIHQESDVIPENVDAIRAMTGLADKEESMALTDETLGIGLPEPHERSKVASPSP
- a CDS encoding Hsp20/alpha crystallin family protein — translated: MRRDDRNDPFDDIFREIERMMNEMMGGGSVDVGNAGFGSDTHVDIYETEESVRVIADLPGVEKDHIGLTCDGDALTISADSDRRAYDERIDLPTQVDEHSARATYNNGVLEVTFERADGSAAIDVD
- a CDS encoding phosphoglycerate kinase, with amino-acid sequence MFRTLDDLPGDRRVLVRIDVNSPVENGDVRDNKRFSRHAETLRELADAGHRVAVLAHQGRPGRDTFVDLEGHAEILSEHLDREVRYVPDTYGDRALEAIRGLESGEVLLLENVRMVDEELADRSPEAHAESALVGTLAPEFDAYVNDAYSTAHRAHASIVGFPRVVDAYAGRVMEAEYEANSAIQNREFDGEVTMVLGGTKADDLIYVMERVEHTVDRFLLGGIVGELFLRAAGHDVGYDVEGSELFDEQWDEGEETIRELFEEYGDRIRLPADLAYEDDGERSEVGVEGVEKETSFLDVGGDTVAEYESFVEDSEAVFVKGALGVFEDERFAAGTVGVLEAIASTDAFSVVGGGDTARAIDLYDLDEGNFSHVSIAGGAYVRALTGESLPAIEALER
- a CDS encoding calcium/sodium antiporter, which translates into the protein MATGLVVSLALLAGAVVGLWIGARAFVDGAVSFARSFGLSELVIGLTVVAVGTSMPELVVSVDAALAGTGDIAVGNVVGSNVYNLAFILGVLALFGNVAVPRALVRRDGLALLGATTLAALALLDLRLGRLEAAILLLALVAYFIALARAGSPSSSVADAGTVGDEDDPFRLRDLVALVGGLALVLASGHALVAAAVDLARSFGVSEWAIGATIVAAGTSTPEFVVSALALSRGRLGVSVGNLLGSNVFNALGVLGIAGLVRPLPIDPAALPDVGWLLVVTAFVTLSLWSGHRLSRVEGGLLVGSELLRWGLDFLR
- the gap gene encoding type I glyceraldehyde-3-phosphate dehydrogenase, whose protein sequence is MSKALADDPVRVGLNGFGRIGRNVLRAVIETPEIELVGVNDIMDVEDMHYLAKYDTVQGRLDGLELEGDSLVYGDREIPTFSEKDPAQLPWDEQDVDVAFEATGIFRTYDDAAQHLEAGADKVIISAPPKGEKPVQTIVYGVNHDEYDGEDVLSNASCTTNSVAPVVKVLDEEFGIESGLLTTVHAYTGTQNLVDGPSGKTRRGRAAAENIIPTSTGAAQSTTEVLPQLEGKLDGMAMRVPVPNGSITDLVVDLEGDVGVEEVNAAFKEAATGDLEGVLGYTDDEVVSRDILGLPFSSYVDCDSTLSVEGGQVKVLTWYDNEYGFANRMLDLARYVVDQEQEEHAEAAA
- a CDS encoding thiol-disulfide oxidoreductase DCC family protein, which translates into the protein MVESRDPTYHGVLIYDGECPFCSAASTALRRVRGVGAIAWSDEPAQAFLEAQFEEVPFALVLVDDEEERVYAGRAAASELCDRAGMPVLVQDVVGENYESIADAIRSTAAGGDHDPDPYHDVYPLASAAEERFAALAAAADGTALAVRDR
- a CDS encoding ATP-grasp domain-containing protein yields the protein MLRLAVATRAETFERLETSLAERGIEVRHLRTKERTVALSEPPWSPDEFDVGLVFPPRLMEGGLADALVPIPWINDREAVLTSRNKAETLARLARAAVPVPESVLVSNPVPREDLVATFERFDPPVVIKPNSTTRGVGIARADDLDSFLGICDHLGLVHDFRATGDKSFLVQEFIPDARDYRAMVLDGEYVGAVERRGEGWKHNVHAGANAVGVSLPEEHRLLCERVATTLDVPLFGIDLLVSGDRAVVSETNARPTVDDATKYEPGFDRRLADLVRAHSG
- a CDS encoding restriction endonuclease; protein product: MGHAPENGPDRLRGLDAEAFQSLLRSFVTTRWGVDESEIDVSPPSPARGTDVVVRGRATIVHARRYAQGSISANQLRDLALLRDRRTLDTLVVVTTTGFTEDALNLADEADIECIDGRRLHRLLRRHDVTIPERSEPPDLSTTVAELAVYWPEQLQETAQEIVACIDRSGELEYGLDRADHGTDLDLLPLGADHPTLKLRFSTAGLLLYARRPTGWRRVVAVSAHGGHRPSDLLDRVRAAADDSLDSSA
- a CDS encoding 50S ribosomal protein L16, whose translation is MVDKPASMYREISKQPYTRREYITGIPGSKIAQHRMGDRDRDPEDWPVQISLSVDEECQLRNSALEASRLAMNRHLIKELGEFNYAALLRKFPHHVLRENKQATGAGADRVSDGMRQAFGKVVGTAARVPKDERIFTIWCEVEDAAVAKEALRRAYNKLSPPCTVTVERGEKLLIS